A genomic segment from Aegilops tauschii subsp. strangulata cultivar AL8/78 chromosome 1, Aet v6.0, whole genome shotgun sequence encodes:
- the LOC109756584 gene encoding laccase-15 isoform X2, with the protein MRRSWSTPSLHGVKQQLNCWADGAGMITQCPIQPNKNFTYRFNVIGQEGTLWWHAHVGFLRATVHGALIIRPRSGPGSYPFPKPDKEIPIVIGEWWDMEIVQVERRAASRIFDDWPRSPTINGKLGDLSNCSGFIEDNYVLNVEHGKTYLLRIVNAALHEQYNFKIAGHEFTVVAIDANYVKPYTTDTIVIASGETVDALLVAGAPPGRYYMIAQAMQSPEPFLQIPVLMSRGVVSYYPSKGSTDDTPIMAPEMPDQHDATTSFYFRGNLTSLLPQSVPANVDEQLFIAIDVGDICSHDGSHDNCMVTRLNNISFHLPTTTSLLQAHYNNNMSTSAISMLKEFPRCPPSSEFGYSPTSVGTAVRTVRYNTTVEIVFQNPYSSGMFSASNPMHLHGHDLFILGQGLGKFDPVKDVQAYNLVDPPVRNTALAPIYGWTAIRFVASNPGVWFLHCHMEKHVSSGMALALVVEDGPTPETTLPPPPADYRSCDGGQNNRALADE; encoded by the exons atgcggcGCTCGTGGAGCACACCTTCGTT GCATGGAGTGAAGCAGCAACTGAATTGCTGGGCCGACGGGGCAGGGATGATAACCCAATGCCCGATCCAGCCGAACAAGAACTTCACGTATCGGTTCAACGTCATCGGCCAGGAGGGCACGCTGTGGTGGCATGCTCATGTTGGCTTCCTCCGTGCGACAGTTCATGGCGCATTGATCATCCGACCAAGATCCGGGCCTGGTTCATACCCGTTTCCCAAACCCGACAAGGAGATCCCCATCGTTATAG GTGAATGGTGGGACATGGAAATTGTTCAGGTGGAAAGGAGAGCCGCGAGTAGAATCTTCGACGATTGGCCCCGTTCGCCCACGATCAATGGAAAGCTTGGAGACCTCAGTAACTGTTCTG GGTTCATTGAAGACAACTATGTTCTTAATGTTGAGCATGGAAAGACATATCTCTTACGCATAGTAAACGCAGCACTCCATGAACAATACAACTTCAAGATCGCTGGGCATGAGTTCACGGTGGTCGCAATTGATGCCAACTATGTGAAGCCATACACGACAGATACCATCGTGATCGCGTCAGGCGAGACGGTCGATGCTTTGCTCGTTGCCGGCGCACCTCCTGGTCGGTACTACATGATCGCCCAAGCTATGCAATCACCGGAGCCTTTCCTCCAGATCCCGGTGTTAATGTCAAGAGGGGTTGTATCCTACTATCCAAGCAAAGGATCTACTGACGATACTCCGATAATGGCTCCTGAAATGCCCGATCAACACGATGCAACCACATCTTTCTACTTCCGAGGCAACTTGACCAGTCTGCTACCTCAATCGGTTCCAGCGAACGTCGACGAGCAACTGTTCATCGCCATTGACGTGGGCGACATCTGCTCACATGATGGATCACATGACAACTGCATGGTGACTAGGTTGAACAACATCTCTTTCCATCTCCCCACGACGACATCATTGCTCCAAGCACACTACAACAACAACATGAGCACAAGCGCAATCAGCATGCTAAAGGAGTTCCCAAGATGTCCACCGAGCTCAGAGTTTGGCTATAGCCCGACGTCGGTGGGGACGGCGGTGAGGACGGTGCGGTACAACACCACGGTGGAAATCGTGTTCCAAAACCCATACTCGTCGGGTATGTTCAGCGCAAGTAACCCGATGCACCTTCATGGACACGACTTGTTCATTCTCGGGCAGGGGTTAGGGAAGTTCGACCCGGTGAAGGATGTGCAGGCATACAACTTGGTGGATCCACCCGTGAGGAACACCGCCCTTGCCCCGATTTACGGGTGGACAGCCATCCGATTCGTCGCAAGTAATCCTG GGGTGTGGTTCTTGCACTGCCATATGGAAAAGCACGTATCGTCGGGCATGGCATTGGCACTCGTGGTGGAGGACGGACCGACACCCGAGACGACTCTTCCCCCACCTCCGGCAGATTATCGAAGCTGTGATGGCGGCCAAAACAATAGAGCACTGGCAGATGAATAA
- the LOC109756584 gene encoding laccase-15 isoform X3, protein MAVGAALFFFFLAVALTAAPGGGGGDAALVEHTFVVSEIMLNHLCNDTPVIVVNGQLPGPAIEATEGDSVVVHVINKSPHGVTIHWHGVKQQLNCWADGAGMITQCPIQPNKNFTYRFNVIGQEGTLWWHAHVGFLRATVHGALIIRPRSGPGSYPFPKPDKEIPIVIGEWWDMEIVQVERRAASRIFDDWPRSPTINGKLGDLSNCSGFIEDNYVLNVEHGKTYLLRIVNAALHEQYNFKIAGHEFTVVAIDANYVKPYTTDTIVIASGETVDALLVAGAPPGRYYMIAQAMQSPEPFLQIPVLMSRGVVSYYPSKGSTDDTPIMAPEMPDQHDATTSFYFRGNLTSLLPQSVPANVDEQLFIAIDVGDICSHDGSHDNCMVTRLNNISFHLPTTTSLLQAHYNNNMSTSAISMLKEFPRCPPSSEFGYSPTSVGTAVRTVRYNTTVEIVFQNPYSSGMFSASNPMHLHGHDLFILGQGLGKFDPVKDVQAYNLVDPPVRNTALAPIYGWTAIRFVASNPGVWFLHCHMEKHVSSGMALALVVEDGPTPETTLPPPPADYRSCDGGQNNRALADE, encoded by the exons ATGGCTGTCGGCGCCgcgctcttcttcttcttcctcgctgtGGCTCTAACAGCGGCgcccggtggcggcggcggcgatgcggcGCTCGTGGAGCACACCTTCGTT GTGAGCGAGATAATGCTAAATCACCTGTGCAACGACACGCCGGTTATCGTGGTGAACGGGCAATTGCCAGGCCCAGCGATAGAGGCCACGGAAGGAGACTCCGTGGTCGTTCATGTCATCAACAAGTCACCTCATGGAGTAACTATCCATTG GCATGGAGTGAAGCAGCAACTGAATTGCTGGGCCGACGGGGCAGGGATGATAACCCAATGCCCGATCCAGCCGAACAAGAACTTCACGTATCGGTTCAACGTCATCGGCCAGGAGGGCACGCTGTGGTGGCATGCTCATGTTGGCTTCCTCCGTGCGACAGTTCATGGCGCATTGATCATCCGACCAAGATCCGGGCCTGGTTCATACCCGTTTCCCAAACCCGACAAGGAGATCCCCATCGTTATAG GTGAATGGTGGGACATGGAAATTGTTCAGGTGGAAAGGAGAGCCGCGAGTAGAATCTTCGACGATTGGCCCCGTTCGCCCACGATCAATGGAAAGCTTGGAGACCTCAGTAACTGTTCTG GGTTCATTGAAGACAACTATGTTCTTAATGTTGAGCATGGAAAGACATATCTCTTACGCATAGTAAACGCAGCACTCCATGAACAATACAACTTCAAGATCGCTGGGCATGAGTTCACGGTGGTCGCAATTGATGCCAACTATGTGAAGCCATACACGACAGATACCATCGTGATCGCGTCAGGCGAGACGGTCGATGCTTTGCTCGTTGCCGGCGCACCTCCTGGTCGGTACTACATGATCGCCCAAGCTATGCAATCACCGGAGCCTTTCCTCCAGATCCCGGTGTTAATGTCAAGAGGGGTTGTATCCTACTATCCAAGCAAAGGATCTACTGACGATACTCCGATAATGGCTCCTGAAATGCCCGATCAACACGATGCAACCACATCTTTCTACTTCCGAGGCAACTTGACCAGTCTGCTACCTCAATCGGTTCCAGCGAACGTCGACGAGCAACTGTTCATCGCCATTGACGTGGGCGACATCTGCTCACATGATGGATCACATGACAACTGCATGGTGACTAGGTTGAACAACATCTCTTTCCATCTCCCCACGACGACATCATTGCTCCAAGCACACTACAACAACAACATGAGCACAAGCGCAATCAGCATGCTAAAGGAGTTCCCAAGATGTCCACCGAGCTCAGAGTTTGGCTATAGCCCGACGTCGGTGGGGACGGCGGTGAGGACGGTGCGGTACAACACCACGGTGGAAATCGTGTTCCAAAACCCATACTCGTCGGGTATGTTCAGCGCAAGTAACCCGATGCACCTTCATGGACACGACTTGTTCATTCTCGGGCAGGGGTTAGGGAAGTTCGACCCGGTGAAGGATGTGCAGGCATACAACTTGGTGGATCCACCCGTGAGGAACACCGCCCTTGCCCCGATTTACGGGTGGACAGCCATCCGATTCGTCGCAAGTAATCCTG GGGTGTGGTTCTTGCACTGCCATATGGAAAAGCACGTATCGTCGGGCATGGCATTGGCACTCGTGGTGGAGGACGGACCGACACCCGAGACGACTCTTCCCCCACCTCCGGCAGATTATCGAAGCTGTGATGGCGGCCAAAACAATAGAGCACTGGCAGATGAATAA
- the LOC109756584 gene encoding laccase-15 isoform X1, protein MLNHLCNDTPVIVVNGQLPGPAIEATEGDSVVVHVINKSPHGVTIHWHGVKQQLNCWADGAGMITQCPIQPNKNFTYRFNVIGQEGTLWWHAHVGFLRATVHGALIIRPRSGPGSYPFPKPDKEIPIVIGEWWDMEIVQVERRAASRIFDDWPRSPTINGKLGDLSNCSGFIEDNYVLNVEHGKTYLLRIVNAALHEQYNFKIAGHEFTVVAIDANYVKPYTTDTIVIASGETVDALLVAGAPPGRYYMIAQAMQSPEPFLQIPVLMSRGVVSYYPSKGSTDDTPIMAPEMPDQHDATTSFYFRGNLTSLLPQSVPANVDEQLFIAIDVGDICSHDGSHDNCMVTRLNNISFHLPTTTSLLQAHYNNNMSTSAISMLKEFPRCPPSSEFGYSPTSVGTAVRTVRYNTTVEIVFQNPYSSGMFSASNPMHLHGHDLFILGQGLGKFDPVKDVQAYNLVDPPVRNTALAPIYGWTAIRFVASNPGVWFLHCHMEKHVSSGMALALVVEDGPTPETTLPPPPADYRSCDGGQNNRALADE, encoded by the exons ATGCTAAATCACCTGTGCAACGACACGCCGGTTATCGTGGTGAACGGGCAATTGCCAGGCCCAGCGATAGAGGCCACGGAAGGAGACTCCGTGGTCGTTCATGTCATCAACAAGTCACCTCATGGAGTAACTATCCATTG GCATGGAGTGAAGCAGCAACTGAATTGCTGGGCCGACGGGGCAGGGATGATAACCCAATGCCCGATCCAGCCGAACAAGAACTTCACGTATCGGTTCAACGTCATCGGCCAGGAGGGCACGCTGTGGTGGCATGCTCATGTTGGCTTCCTCCGTGCGACAGTTCATGGCGCATTGATCATCCGACCAAGATCCGGGCCTGGTTCATACCCGTTTCCCAAACCCGACAAGGAGATCCCCATCGTTATAG GTGAATGGTGGGACATGGAAATTGTTCAGGTGGAAAGGAGAGCCGCGAGTAGAATCTTCGACGATTGGCCCCGTTCGCCCACGATCAATGGAAAGCTTGGAGACCTCAGTAACTGTTCTG GGTTCATTGAAGACAACTATGTTCTTAATGTTGAGCATGGAAAGACATATCTCTTACGCATAGTAAACGCAGCACTCCATGAACAATACAACTTCAAGATCGCTGGGCATGAGTTCACGGTGGTCGCAATTGATGCCAACTATGTGAAGCCATACACGACAGATACCATCGTGATCGCGTCAGGCGAGACGGTCGATGCTTTGCTCGTTGCCGGCGCACCTCCTGGTCGGTACTACATGATCGCCCAAGCTATGCAATCACCGGAGCCTTTCCTCCAGATCCCGGTGTTAATGTCAAGAGGGGTTGTATCCTACTATCCAAGCAAAGGATCTACTGACGATACTCCGATAATGGCTCCTGAAATGCCCGATCAACACGATGCAACCACATCTTTCTACTTCCGAGGCAACTTGACCAGTCTGCTACCTCAATCGGTTCCAGCGAACGTCGACGAGCAACTGTTCATCGCCATTGACGTGGGCGACATCTGCTCACATGATGGATCACATGACAACTGCATGGTGACTAGGTTGAACAACATCTCTTTCCATCTCCCCACGACGACATCATTGCTCCAAGCACACTACAACAACAACATGAGCACAAGCGCAATCAGCATGCTAAAGGAGTTCCCAAGATGTCCACCGAGCTCAGAGTTTGGCTATAGCCCGACGTCGGTGGGGACGGCGGTGAGGACGGTGCGGTACAACACCACGGTGGAAATCGTGTTCCAAAACCCATACTCGTCGGGTATGTTCAGCGCAAGTAACCCGATGCACCTTCATGGACACGACTTGTTCATTCTCGGGCAGGGGTTAGGGAAGTTCGACCCGGTGAAGGATGTGCAGGCATACAACTTGGTGGATCCACCCGTGAGGAACACCGCCCTTGCCCCGATTTACGGGTGGACAGCCATCCGATTCGTCGCAAGTAATCCTG GGGTGTGGTTCTTGCACTGCCATATGGAAAAGCACGTATCGTCGGGCATGGCATTGGCACTCGTGGTGGAGGACGGACCGACACCCGAGACGACTCTTCCCCCACCTCCGGCAGATTATCGAAGCTGTGATGGCGGCCAAAACAATAGAGCACTGGCAGATGAATAA